The following coding sequences are from one Virgibacillus necropolis window:
- the tagD gene encoding glycerol-3-phosphate cytidylyltransferase, translating into MKKVITYGTFDLLHTGHINILRRAKEFGDYLIVAISSDQFNALKDKKAYYSFEQRKAILEAIRYVDEVIPEHKWEQKVEDVQNNDVDVFVMGDDWKGKFDFLKDHCEVVYLPRTVGISTTQIKKDLNKANNG; encoded by the coding sequence ATGAAAAAGGTAATCACTTATGGAACGTTCGACTTACTCCATACTGGTCATATAAATATATTACGCCGGGCAAAGGAATTTGGGGACTATTTGATTGTGGCAATTTCATCAGACCAATTCAACGCACTCAAAGATAAAAAAGCGTATTACAGTTTTGAACAACGCAAAGCAATTCTAGAAGCAATTAGATATGTCGATGAGGTTATTCCTGAGCACAAATGGGAACAAAAAGTAGAAGATGTTCAAAATAATGATGTTGATGTATTTGTTATGGGAGATGACTGGAAAGGCAAATTTGACTTCTTAAAGGATCATTGCGAAGTTGTCTATTTACCTCGAACAGTTGGAATTTCAACCACTCAAATTAAAAAAGACTTAAATAAAGCGAATAACGGTTAG